GGCTGTCGCCGGAATACATGAAGGCCACCCCGGCCATCAACGACTGGCTGCGGAACCTGGTCGAGGCGGACGATGCACTTCAGCGCCGCGGATTCACCTTGATCGGCGAGGTCGCCGCCATCGGCTACCACAACGGCTATTACGAGGCAGGCGCTCCGGGCGGTTCGCCCTACCGGAAGATGCTCTCCGCCCTGTGGCGCGAAAGCCCGCTGCCGCTGCTGCAGGACGGGCAGCAGCTGGCCACCATGGCCTCGCTCCTGCACGTTGACGCGAGCGGCAGGCCGATGGTTTCGGCGCTCATCGAGCGCTCAGGACTGGCCGCGGGGGACTGGCTGCGGCGTTATTTCGAGGCCTACCTGGTTCCGCTGGTGCATTGCCTCTTCCGGTATGAGCTGGCGTTCATGCCGCACGGCGAGAACGTGATCCTGGTGCTGGACAACGGCGTGCCGGCCAGGGCCGTCATGAAGGACATCGCCGAGGAAATCGTGGTGATGGGGGACCGGCTGGACCTGCCGGATGACGTATCCCGGATCCGGGCGGAGATTCCGGACGGCCAGAAGGTGCTGGCCATCTTCACGGACATCTTCGACTGCATCTTCCGTTTCCTCGCCGCCATCCTGGACGGGGACGGAAAGCTGGGCCAGGACGACTTCTGGCGGATCGCCGCCGCTGCCATCAAGGACTACCAGGGGCAGCATCCGGAACTTGCCGGCCAGTTCTCCCGGCATGACCTCTTTGCCGCCGACTTCGAGCTGTCCTGCCTGAACCGGCTCCAACTGCGCAACAACCAGCAGATGCTGGACCTGGCAGACCCGTCCGGCGGGCTCCAAATGGCAGGGCGCCTGGCCAATCCGCTGGCGAGGTTCGCCTGAGGACCGCGCCCGGCATTCCACGGGCAGGGCGCCGGGACAGGAGACCGGCGCCTCGCTAGGCTTTCAGCATGACCACGCCGCACCCCCAGCAGGAACTGTCCGGGACAACAGCCCTCATCACCGGAGCCAGTGCGGGGCTGGGGTCCGAGTTCGCGCGCCAGCTCGCCGCCCAGGGCTGCAACCTTGTGCTGGTGGCGCGGAACCGGGCCCGCCTCGAGGAAGCAGCGGCAGGCCTGGAACGGCGCTACGGAACCACGGCTGAGGTGCTTCCCGCGGACCTGGCGGACGACGACGGCGTGGCCGCCGTCGTCGAACGCCTCTCCGATGCGCGGCGGCCGGTGGGGATCCTTGTCAACAACGCCGGGATCGGCCTGCTGCACAACTTCGAGGACAATCACATCTCGGAAGAGAAGAAACACCTCAAGCTGCACGGGGAAACCGCCATGGAGCTCACCCACGCCGCACTGAAGGGCATGCTGGAGCGGGGCGAGGGCAGGATCATCAACGTGGCAAGCATCGCCGCGTTCCTGCCGCGCGGCACCTACTCCGCGGCGAAGGCCTGGCTGGTGAGTTTCAGCCGCTGGGCCAACCTGGCCTACGGCAAACAGGGCATCAAGGTCACCGCGGTGTGCCCGGGCTTCACCCACACGGAGTTCCACGACCGGATGGGCATGGACAAGTCCGTGGCGCCGTCGTGGGCCTGGCTCGACGCCGGGCGGGTGGTGCGGGAAGGCCTGGCGGACAACGCCCGTGGCAAGGCGGTCTCCATCCCCTCCAAGCGGTACAAGGTAGTGGCGGCCGTTGCCCGGGTGGCGCCTGCGAGGCTAGTGGCGGGGCCGCCGCGGAAGCCGAAACAGGGGCTGAAGCCCGAGTAAAGCCGACGGTGAGCGCGACCCCGCCCGCCGGACAGCCACCACCACGCCGATTCCCACCAGAGCCCCCACCAGGGTCTCCACGCCGCGCTCCTGGATCAGGACCGCCGGATCGGCGGGGGCTGCGAGTTGGGTCATCAGCAAAATGACCGGCGTGAAGGAAACCATGGCCAGGCCGTAGTGGCGGGTCATGAACAGTTCGGTGGTGAACTGGAAGAGAATCACCAGGAGCGCCAGCACCACGGCCTGCCGGCCCGGGAAGAGGCCCGCCAGGGACCACGGCACCGGAAGAATGGCGGCGGCGGTGACCCCCAGTCCCACGAACGTCCCCACGATGCGGTGGATGCCCCGCCGGACGCAGCTGGGAAGATCGGCCCCGGCCAGCGGCACGGCGGCGGCGGCCATGGCCCAGTGCGGATGGCCGCTGCCCGTCAGGACGCCCACAGTGCCGGCCGCACCCACGGCCAGGACATACCGGGAAGCATGCACCAGCATCTCCCGCTTCCCGGCGGGGCCCGGGGCCGGAACGGTCCGGACGGCACCGCGCTGCCAGGACCTGCGGCGGATCCAGCCGCCGAAGCCCACCAGCATGGAGAACGCGGCGGATCCTGCGGCGATCAGCATGGCCACCTGCCACGGAACCACGGTGGGCACCGAGGCGCAGGCCCCCAGCGCGAGGATCCCAAAGAACGGACCGTTGGGCTTGAGCCGCACGCGGTCCGCAAAGATGGATCCGACGCCGGCGAGGACAGCCTCCACCCCCACCAACCACCAGGAATGAAGGTGGTTGACGGACAGGAACACGCCCACCGCCACACCGCCCAGCAGGACGACGGCGGCCCTGGACTGGTGCCGGAGCCGGAACTGGTGCGGCTCTGAGCGCCCGTACATGCCGGTCAGTGCACCAAAGACGGCGTAGATCATGAGGTCTGAACGGCCCATGGCAAGGAGCAGGAGTGAGGGGACCGCGACGCTGAGGGCTACGCGGAACGCCGCCAGATGGTCATTGTTCGCAGGTTCCAGCCGGTGGAGCGCGCGCACCTGCAGGAGGACGCGTTCCATGACTCATCACCTCTTGCTGTTTCAGTACGGCCTTTTGGAAGCTATCACCGCGGGGCAGGGCAGATCACCTTCGAAGTCCGCCGCAGGACTCGGAACGTCATTCTGGCCGGCACGCCAAAGGCCCGCCCTTCGTGCTTCCTCCAAGGAAACACGCGGGCGGGCCTTCTGAGCGCGGGCTGCTAGGCGTGCCCCGGACCGGCAGGGCCGGTTCCGCCGGAGCGCAACTAGGCGCCGGCAGGAACCTTTTCGGCCTCGCGCGGATCGGTAACGCGTGCATCGGTGATGTCCTGGGCCTCGAACGGGAGTTCGTCCAGGTTGATCAGCGGGTTCTCGTCCTGCGTGGCAACCAGTTCGCGTGCCTCGGCCTGGGTATCCACGCTGGGCATGGATCCGGGCAGCGGACGCTGGGCCGACTCCTTGAGGAAGTAGATGGCTACTGCCCCCACCAGCGAGGTGCCCATCAGGTAATACGCGGGCATCATGTCGTTGCCCGTGGCGCTGATGAGGGCCGCCACGATGAACGGCGTGGTGCCGCCGAAAATGGCCACCGAGAAGTTGTACGCAATGCCCATCGCTCCATACCGGCTGGAGGTGGGGAACTGGGCCGGAAGGGCCGAAGCCAGGTTGGCGACGTAGAACGTCACCGGGAATGCGATCAGCGCCAGGCCGGCCAGGGTGGACCAGATCTCGCCGATGCCGATCAACAGGAAAGCCGGAGCGGCCAGGACCACTGTGCTGACTGCTCCGATCCACAGGACGGGCCTGCGGCCGATTCGGTCCGACAGCTTTCCGGTCAGCGGAATGCAGAGGCTCATGACCACCAGCACGGGGATGGTCAGCAGGGTGCCGTGCACCGGATCGTAACCCTTGGACTCTGTGAGGTAGGTGGGCATGTAGGACGTGAGGGCGTAGCCCGCAGTGTTCGCGGCGGCCACCAGGATCATGGCAACGATGATGGAGCGCCAGTAGGCCTTGACGATGCCCACCGGGCCCTTCGCCGTTGCCTGGTCGGATGACGCCGCATGCTTCGCGAGATCCTCCTGGGCGTCCAGGGTGGCCTGGAACTGCGGGGATTCCTCGATCTTGCTCCGGAAGTAGACCGCGATCAGGCCCAGGGGCCCGGCCACCAGGAACGGAATACGCCAGCCCCACTCCTCCATGGCTGCCTGGCCGAGCGTCAGCTGCAGGACCGAGACCAGGGCGGCACCGATGGCGAAGCCCATATAGCTGCCCAGGTCCAGGAAGCTGGCGAAGAACCCGCGGCGCTTGTCCGGGGCGTATTCGCTGACGAAGGTGGTGGCACCGGCGTATTCACCGCCGGTGGAGAAGCCCTGGACGATCTTCAGCAGCACCAGCAGGCCTGCGGCCCACAGCCCGATCTGGGCGTAGCCGGGCAGGAGGCCGATGGCGAACGTGCTCGCTGCCATCAGCATCAGCGTGGCGGCGAGGATCTTCTGCCGGCCCATCTTGTCGCCCATCCAGCCGAAGATCACGCCGCCCAAGGGGCGGGCAATGAACGTGGCGGCGAAGGTGCCCAGCAGGAACAGCGTCTGGGTGGTGGGGTCCGACTCCGGCAGGAAGACCGGACCCATGGTGGTGATGAGGTAGCCGAACACGCCGACGTCGTACCATTCCATGGTGTTACCCACGATGGTGCCGCCAAGGGCTTTCTTCAGCATGGGCTGGTTGACGACGTTGACGTCCGACTCTTTGAGCCGGCGCGCGAGCAGCTTAGGCTTGCGCGGGCTTTTGGAAAGAGCCGGCGACGGGGCGCCGGGGGGTGTAGCCGGGTTGGTTCCTGGGGCGCTGTTAACGCCTGCGGAAGAGTCGGTCGTGCTTCGGTCTGTGGGCATTTGGGCGACTCCTATGGAGGTCATTTGCTTGCGACTTATAGCTGCCCCGCTCCGGGCAGGCCTTCAATTTTACGCGAATGCCGTAGCGCCTGCGTGGTTTATGCCGTAGGATCACCCGTTTGGCAGCCGTATCCGGCAGGTTTCCCCGAATTCTTTTCCCGGCTTTCGCCGCGCCATCACTGGCATGCGGCGGGGACGGGCGCATCGTTACCCAATCTTTTTCGTTCTATGCGCCACACCACCGTGAATCAGTCCCAATATGGCACCAAAAGTGACGGGGCCCACGCCGGGCCGGACCTGCCGGGCGTGCACCCGGCCGCGGTTCAGGGGCACTTTTGGTGGCGCAGGCGGAGGGGGTTCACAGGTGCCGTGTCCGTCCCTAAGGTTGTTCCATGGAAACACTTTCTTTCAGGTAGGGGACGCCTGCGGCCAAAGCCACCGCCGGCCGCTTCGAAAGTTTTTGCCGGGGCCCGGTCTTGGCCACTCCCGATAGCACTTCATCTGTGAAAGGAAGAACAAATGGCTGACGAAAAGCGCGAACCCCATATCGATCCGGAGGTCGCGAGCCACCTTGCCGAGGCAATGAACACTCCTGACATGCCCGGTGCCGATGCGCCTCTTTCGCCCAGTGGGGCGGGCGGCCAGCAGGCTTGGCCGGATGGATACGGAAAGCGCAGGCACCCGAAAGAGCGGGATGCGGGCCATGGCCGTATGGGGCAGGGAGCCGCAGTGACGGCGATCCACCGCACCAGCCGGCCGCAGATGCCGCACTCGTCCTAGGCGCGGACCGCCTTTAGGACGCGCATCCTCTCGGGCGACGCGCACATGGCCTGGCGACACCCAACCCGGTGTCGCCAGGCCATGTGCGTGCCCCGGATCAATCTGCCCGCCTTTGCGAGTGGCCCGTCGGCTCAGCCTTCACGCACAACCTCCGCCGGGTCCTTGTCCAGCCGCCAGCCCCGCCACACGGGGTGCCGCAGCCTCCCGGTACCCGTCCACTCGCTGTAGGTCACTTCGCCGACCAGTTCGGGGGCAATCCAGTGGGCGTCCGCCGCGTCCGGGCGCGGTACGTCCAGGAACGGAGAGGTCTTCCGGGCCAGCCGGTCCACGGTCTGGCGGAGCTCGGCAAGTTCCCGCCCGCTGAAGCCGCTGCCCACCCGCCCTGCGTACTGCAGCTTTGTCCCGTCCGGGATGCCAACCAGCAGTGAGCCTACGGTGTCCTCCCGCCCGCCTTTTCCGGGGCGCCAGCCGCCCACCACTACCTCCTGCGTCTGCTCCACCTTCAGCTTGATCCAGGTACGGGTCCGCTGCCCGCTCACGTAGCGGCTGTCGGTCCGCTTGGCCATCACCCCTTCGAGGCCCAGTTCCCGGGCACTCTCCAGGATGTGGTCCACCCGGTCCTCAAGGACCGGAGAAAGCCCCGCGGGGCAGGCTGATGCGGTGAAGAAGGCCTCCAGCCGTTGCCGGCGCTTGGCGAGCGGCAGCCTCCGGAGGTCCGTTCCGTCGTCGTGCAGCAGGTCGAAAAGCATCAGCTGCACGGGAATGGCAGTCCGGGCCCGTGCGACCTCGGCGGGCCGGGTGAGCTTCATCCTTCCCTGCAGGAGCCCGAAATCGGGCCTTCCTGCCGCGCCGATGGCGACGATCTCACCGTCGGCGACGAACGGCCGGGCCGGCCAGCAGGTCCGGTCCGCAAGTTCAGGGTAAGTGGTGGTGACATCATTGCCGTTGCGGCTGAAAATCCGTACCGAATCTTCGTCTCCCACGAGGATGGCGCGGACCCCGTCCCACTTGAGTTCGAACTGCCAGCTGCTGCCCTCCAGGTCCGCTGCATCTCCGGAGGCGGCCATCATCGGCCTGTATTCCCCGGGCCGCACCGCAACGTTTTTATCCAGTGCCTCCTGGCGCAGCTCATCATGGCGCGGCTCATCCTGGTTCGGCGCCCCGTGTGGTTCCTCGTGGGCCGACTCCGTACCAGGCGGCTCCTCCTGCCCTTCCCGGGGCGGTGCGTGCCGCCGTCGTCCGCCAGGCCGCCCGGGCTCCATGAGGTGGATAAGCCACTGGCCCTCGGAATCCTTTCCCTGCCCCCGCCCCGTGTGGATGAGCGCAAATTTCCTGGTCCCGCCCAGCCCTCCTCCTTCGGAACCGGTGAGGGTGGCAATGACTTCCCTGCCGTTGATCCACTTGTCCAGCTCATACGTTCCGTGGTCCCAGATGGTCACCTCGCCGGCGCCGTATTCCCCTTTGGGAATAGTCCCCTCGAAGCTCCCGTAGTCCAGGGGATGGTCCTCGGTCTGCACTGCCAGGTGGTTCTTGCCCCCGGACTCAGGCACGCCCTTCGGCAGCGCCCAGGACACCAGCACGCCTTCATGCTCAAGGCGGAAGTCATAGTGCAGGCGGCTGGCGTGGTGTTCCTGGATCACAAAGGTGTTTCCGCTGCCCGCCGTGCCGGTGAAAGGCTCCGGAGTCTTCCCGGGATCGCGCATGGAGCGGTACTTCTCCAGCCGGGGGTCATTGCCGGCGTTATCGACGGCGGCGAACGGGTCCGTGCCTTCCTGCACCCGCCGGATCACCGCCTTATAGTCCAGGTGGCTGAGGCCGGGGGAGCTGATCTCCTCCCAGGTCCGGGGTGCAGCCACCATGGGGGTGGGGCGGCCACGCAGCGAGTACGGCACGATCGTCGTCTTGGCCGCGTTGTTCTGGCTCCAGTCCACCAGGACCTTGCCCTTGCGCAGGGTCTTTTTCATGTCGCTGACGGCCAGGTCCGGGTGGTCGGCCTCAAGGGCCCGGGCAAGTTCGCGGGCGAAGGCGGAGATCTGGTCGGAGGTCTGGCTCCGGTCCAGGGCGGCGTACAGGTGGATGCCCTTGCTGCCGCTGGTCACCGGGACGGGGTCCAGGCCCACGTCCTGGAGGATAGTGCGCGCCAGGAGGGCTACTTCAACACACGCCTCCAGGCCGGCGCCTTCGCCGGGGTCCAAATCCAGGACCAGCCTGTCGGGGTTCAGTTGGTTGCCGTGGGAGTCCACCTGCCACTGCGGGACGTGGATTTCCAGGGAGTTGATCTGTCCGAACCAGGTAAGGGTGGCGGGGTCGTTGACCATCGGATAGTAGATGGTGCGGTCTTTGTGGGTGATGGCTGCCCGGGGGAGCCAGCCCGGAGCCGAATCCTCAAGGTTCTTTTGGAAGAACACCTCGCCGGGCTTATCGGCGGTCCCCACGCCGTTCACCCACCGTTTCCTGGTGGCCGGCCTGTTGTACGCCGCCGGGACCAGGACGTGGGCCACTGCGGCGTAGTAGGCCAGGACATCCGCCTTGGTGGTGCCCGTTTCCGGATAGATGATCTTGTCCAGGTTGGTGAGGGTCAGTTCCCGCCCTGCCACCCGGACACGCTCCTTAGCGGCGGGCATGGGGCTTCACCTCCGGCGTTGCGTGATGTTCACTTGAGGAATGAGAGCCATCTGGAAAGGTGCCATCGCGTTCGGCCTGGTCAACGTGCCCGTGAAGGTCTACAGCGCCACTGAGGATCATGACATCAGTCTGCACCAGGTCCACAACGCCGACGGCGGCCGGATCCGCTACCAGCGCCGGTGCGAGGTCTGCAGCCAGGTCATCGATTATTCGGACATTGAGAAGGCCTACGAGGAGGACGGCCGGACGGTGGTCCTGTCCAAGGACGAGCTCAAGGCCATTCCGGCGGAGAACAGCCACGAGATCGAAGTGGTGCAGTTCGTCCCGTCCGAGCAGCTTGAGCCCATGATGTTCGAGAAAAGCTACTACCTTGAGCCGGACTCTAAGTCTCCCAAGGCCTACGTGCTGCTGCGCAGCGCGTTGGAGGACACGGACAGGGTGGCCATTGTCCAGTTCGCGCTGCGGGAGAAGACCCGGCTGGGTGCTTTGCGGATCAAGGACGATGTCCTGGTGCTCCAGTCCCTCCTGTGGCCGGACGAGGTGCGCGAAGCGAAATTCCCTTCCCTTGATGCGTCCGTCAAGATCTCCTCGCAGGAGCGCGATATGTCCGCCGCCCTGGTGGAGTCCATGGCGGCCGATTTCGATCCCGCCTCCTTCACGGACGAGTACCAGGTCCAGCTCCGCCAGCTGATTGAGGCCAAGCTGGAGCAGGGTGAATCGCTGGACACCGAGGAAACCTTCGGCGTCGAGGCCGGCGAGGGCAGCAAGGGTGAAGTCATCGACCTGATGGAGGCGCTGAAGCGAAGCCTGGACCGGAAACGGGGCGGCGGGACCGATGCCGCGGCAGGAAGCCCGGGCGGGGAGGCCCGCGGGGACTCCGGCAGCGAAGCCGGCGAAGACGAAGGAGCCGCCAAACCGGCACGCAAGCGGTCCGCAGCGGGTAAGGCCAGCGCCGCAAACGGCACGGCCAGTGCCAGCGGTGGAAAGACCGGCAGCACGGCGAGGTCCGCCGCGGCAAAGTCCACGGCAACGGAGTCCAGCGCAGCCAAATCCAGTACGGCAAAGTCCAGCGCAGCCAAATCCAGTACGGCAAAGTCCACGGCGGCAAAATCGGCCGCCGCCAAGTCGACAGCGGCCGGGTCCGCCGAGAAACCTGCCGCCAAGGCGTCCACCAGCAAGGCGACGGGCACCCGGGCGCGCAAGCCTGCGTGATGGCCCGCCGCCTGCGGTGCCTGGTCCGGTGCCCGATTCCATGTACATGAAACTACTAAGCTTGCTTGCGTTCCGGTAGCGGGGTGCTCTTTACAGCCGGGTCCGGTGCGTCCACAATGAGTCGCATCGCAGCCTCCGCTGTGCCCACAGCGTGCTGACACTCCAACGGCCCTGTGAGGAGCGCTGACCATGGACGATCAAACGGATGCAGCCAAGGCGGACCGGGAACTCAAACAGAAACACCGGGCCATGTGGGCATCCGGTGATTATCCAGCCCTCGCTGACGAGATGCTCCTGGACCTGGGTGCCATCCTGGTGGAAGCCTGCGGCATCACGTCCCGCCACAGCGTGCTGGATATCGCGGCCGGATCAGGCAACGCGGCTATTCCCGCGGCCATGATGGGGGCGAAGGTGGTGGCCAGCGATCTCACCCCGGAGCTTTTCGAAGCCGGACGCCGTGAGGCCGCGAACCGGGGAGTCAGCCTGGACTGGAAGGAAGCCGACGCGGAGGCCCTGCCCTTCGGGGACGCCGAGTTCGACGTGGTCATGTCCTGCCTCGGCGTCATGTTTGCCCCGCACCACCAGGCGGCGGCTGATGAACTCCTGAGGGTATGCAAACCGGGTGGAAGCATAGGGCTGTTGAGCTGGACCCCGGAGGGGTTCATCGGCAAGATGTTCGCCACCATGAAGCCCTTCGCCCCGCCGCCTCCGCCGGGAGCGCAGCCGGCGCCGCTGTGGGGGAGCGAGGACCACGTGCGTGAATTGCTCGGGGACAAGATCACGGACGTCGCTGCACGCAAGAAAACCCTGGCTGTGCGGAGCTTCCATCAACCCGGCGACTTCGTCCGCTATTTCAAGTCCCACTACGGCCCCACCATCTCCGTCTACAAATACATCGGGGAGGACGGGGACAAGGTCAAAGCCCTGGACCAGGCGCTGACGGAACTGGCTGATTCCTTCGGTGACGCCCATGGCGACACCCCGTTCCAGATGGAATGGGAGTACCTGCTGTTCACTGCGAAGAAGGCCAAGAAGAATGCCTGACCATGCGGCTACCCACTTGGGGGCGGGGGCTTAACGCAAGCGGCCGCCGTCGGGCGTTTCCCTGGGAGGGAAGGCCCGACGACGGCCGTGCGGCGTGGCTGCCAGGGCAGCCTGTCAGCTACTAGGCGTCGTGGTCCGTTTCAAGGATCTGGACCAGGTGGTCCAGTGCGGTGTCCGCGCCGTCACCTTCGGCGCGCAGCACAACCACGTCGCCGTGCGAGGCGCCCAGGCTCATGAGGGACAGGATGCTGGCAGCGTCCATGGCCTCGTCCGCCGGCTCGCCCTCGCGGGCGATGGTGATGTCCAGGTCGTACTCTCCTGCTGCCTCGGCAAAGATGGCGGCGGGGCGGGCATGCAGGCCCACGCGGCTGGCGACGGTTGCTGTGCGTTCTGGCATTGTTGCTCCTTTGTCTTCCGGCGGCTGGTTGGAATGCCGGATAGAGGTAGTAGGTGAGGCGGGATCAGACGGTTGCTGGGACGGTTTCCACCGTAGCAGCGCTCTTGGGTGCCGCCCAGCGCTTGAGGCCGATCACGGCCAGGGCGCTGACAATGGTGCCGGCGATGATCGAGAGGACGAACATCAGCACGTTGCCGATCGCGAAGAAGACGAAGATACCGCCGTGGGGTGCCTGCGAGGTGACCCCGAAGGCCATGCTCAGCGCGCCGGTGAGCGCGCCGCCCAGCATGCTGGCCGGGATGACCCGCAGGGGGTCGGCTGCGGCGAACGGGATGGCGCCTTCGGAGATGAAGGACGCGCCCAGCAGCCAGGCTGCCTTGCCGTTTTCCCGCTCGGCCAGGCTGAAGAGCTTCCGGTCCAGGACGGTGGCCAGGGCCATGGCCAGCGGGGGCACCATGCCGGCAGCCATGACCGTTGCCATGATCTGCCACGGTGCCTGGTTGTCCGCGCTGCCGGCGCTGAGGCCCGCAACGGCGAAGGCGTAGGCCACCTTGTTCACGGGACCGCCCAGGTCGAAGCACATCATGAGGCCCAGGATGATGCCCAGGACCACGGCGGAAGCGCCGGTCATGCCGGACAGCCAGCCGTTAAGGGCGGCGGTGAGGCCGGCGATGGGACCGCCCAGCACCAGGAACATGAGCCCGGACGCCACGATGGAGGCGAGCAACGGGATGATGACCACCGGCATGAGGCCGCGCAGCCAGCGGGGGACCTGCCAGGTGCCGATCACGTGCGCAACGTAGCCGGCCAGGAGGCCGCCCACGATGCCGCCGAGGAAGCCGGCCCCCATGAAACCGGAGACTGCACCCGCCACGAAGCCGGGGGCGATGCCGGGCCTGTCGGCAATGGCGTAGGCGATGTAGCCGGCCAGCGCCGGGACCAGGAAGCCCATGGAAAGGGCGCCGATCTTGAACAGGACTGCGCCCAGGTAAGCGGCGAGTCCGCCCTCGGGAAGGTTGCCGAAGTTGTTCTCCACAACCACCTTGTCCGCGACTTCGGTGATGTCGTAGCCGCCCAGGAGGAAGCCCAGGGCGATCAGGAGGCCACCGCCGGCAACGAACGGGATCATGTAGCTCACGCCGGTGAGAAGGGCCCGCTTCAGCTTCTGGCCGATGTGCTCGCCCTTTTCGGCTGCGGCCTGCTCGGCCTGTTCCTCGGCACCGAAGTGCGGGACGCGCCGCGCGTTCGGGTCGGAGGCTGCGGCCAGCGCCTCCTGGACCATCTTGGCGGGTTCGTCGATGCCCCGCTTGACGGGGGCGTTGATGACCGGCTTGCCGGCGAAGCGCTCCTTGCCGCGGACGTCCACGTCCACCGCGAAAATGACGGCGTCGGCAGCAGCGATGACGGCGGGATCCAGCGGCTTGGCGCCGGAGGAACCCTGGGTCTCCACCTGGAGGTCGACGCCGGCCTCCTGGGCAGCGGCCACCAGGGAGTCAGCTGCCATATAGGTGTGTGCGATGCCGGTGGGGCAGGCGGTCACGGCCACGAGGCGCTTGGGACCGGCCGGGGCTGATCCAGCCGACGCCGTGCCCGGCGCAGCGGCGGCAGAGCCCGCCGAAGCGGCGCCTGCCGAAGCCCCCGCGGACGCGCCGGAAGCAACAGCGGCAGCAGGTACCGCGGCTGCATGGGCTGCGGGCTTGTCAGCCAGTGCACCGTCCACCAGTTCCACGATCTCCTCGCGGGAGGAAGCGTTGCGCAGGGCCGTGGTGAAGTCCTTTTTGATCAGGGACCTGGCCAGCTTGGAGAGCAGCTTTAGGTGTTCCTGGTCGGCTCCGTCGGGGGCTGCGATGAAGAAGACCAGGTCCGCCGGGCCGTCCTTGGCTCCGAAGTCCACCTTGGGATTGAGGCGGGCCATGGCCAGGGTTGGTTCGGTGACGGCGGCTGAGCGGCAGTGCGGGATGGCGATGCCGCCCGGAATGCCGGTGGCGGTCTTCTGCTCGCGGGCGAAGGCGTCAGCGAAGAGGCCTTCAACTTCTGTTGCGCGTCCGGCGGCAGCTACTTTGCTTGCCAGGTGCCGGATCACCGCCTCGGGCGTGTTGCCCAGGTTCTGGTCGAGCTCGACCAGTTCCGTGGTGATGAGCTGGGTCACTGTCAATCCTTTCGAAGGGCCGTGATGGTTACGGCATCCGGGGTGGTTTGGTGTACTGCCGGAACCGTTGAACCGGGCAGGGAGGCAGCTGCGGCACCGTGGGCCACAGCCTGGCGAAGGCAGTCGGCCG
The Arthrobacter sp. PGP41 genome window above contains:
- the ku gene encoding non-homologous end joining protein Ku — encoded protein: MRAIWKGAIAFGLVNVPVKVYSATEDHDISLHQVHNADGGRIRYQRRCEVCSQVIDYSDIEKAYEEDGRTVVLSKDELKAIPAENSHEIEVVQFVPSEQLEPMMFEKSYYLEPDSKSPKAYVLLRSALEDTDRVAIVQFALREKTRLGALRIKDDVLVLQSLLWPDEVREAKFPSLDASVKISSQERDMSAALVESMAADFDPASFTDEYQVQLRQLIEAKLEQGESLDTEETFGVEAGEGSKGEVIDLMEALKRSLDRKRGGGTDAAAGSPGGEARGDSGSEAGEDEGAAKPARKRSAAGKASAANGTASASGGKTGSTARSAAAKSTATESSAAKSSTAKSSAAKSSTAKSTAAKSAAAKSTAAGSAEKPAAKASTSKATGTRARKPA
- a CDS encoding ATP-dependent DNA ligase; the protein is MPAAKERVRVAGRELTLTNLDKIIYPETGTTKADVLAYYAAVAHVLVPAAYNRPATRKRWVNGVGTADKPGEVFFQKNLEDSAPGWLPRAAITHKDRTIYYPMVNDPATLTWFGQINSLEIHVPQWQVDSHGNQLNPDRLVLDLDPGEGAGLEACVEVALLARTILQDVGLDPVPVTSGSKGIHLYAALDRSQTSDQISAFARELARALEADHPDLAVSDMKKTLRKGKVLVDWSQNNAAKTTIVPYSLRGRPTPMVAAPRTWEEISSPGLSHLDYKAVIRRVQEGTDPFAAVDNAGNDPRLEKYRSMRDPGKTPEPFTGTAGSGNTFVIQEHHASRLHYDFRLEHEGVLVSWALPKGVPESGGKNHLAVQTEDHPLDYGSFEGTIPKGEYGAGEVTIWDHGTYELDKWINGREVIATLTGSEGGGLGGTRKFALIHTGRGQGKDSEGQWLIHLMEPGRPGGRRRHAPPREGQEEPPGTESAHEEPHGAPNQDEPRHDELRQEALDKNVAVRPGEYRPMMAASGDAADLEGSSWQFELKWDGVRAILVGDEDSVRIFSRNGNDVTTTYPELADRTCWPARPFVADGEIVAIGAAGRPDFGLLQGRMKLTRPAEVARARTAIPVQLMLFDLLHDDGTDLRRLPLAKRRQRLEAFFTASACPAGLSPVLEDRVDHILESARELGLEGVMAKRTDSRYVSGQRTRTWIKLKVEQTQEVVVGGWRPGKGGREDTVGSLLVGIPDGTKLQYAGRVGSGFSGRELAELRQTVDRLARKTSPFLDVPRPDAADAHWIAPELVGEVTYSEWTGTGRLRHPVWRGWRLDKDPAEVVREG
- a CDS encoding MFS transporter, with amino-acid sequence MPTDRSTTDSSAGVNSAPGTNPATPPGAPSPALSKSPRKPKLLARRLKESDVNVVNQPMLKKALGGTIVGNTMEWYDVGVFGYLITTMGPVFLPESDPTTQTLFLLGTFAATFIARPLGGVIFGWMGDKMGRQKILAATLMLMAASTFAIGLLPGYAQIGLWAAGLLVLLKIVQGFSTGGEYAGATTFVSEYAPDKRRGFFASFLDLGSYMGFAIGAALVSVLQLTLGQAAMEEWGWRIPFLVAGPLGLIAVYFRSKIEESPQFQATLDAQEDLAKHAASSDQATAKGPVGIVKAYWRSIIVAMILVAAANTAGYALTSYMPTYLTESKGYDPVHGTLLTIPVLVVMSLCIPLTGKLSDRIGRRPVLWIGAVSTVVLAAPAFLLIGIGEIWSTLAGLALIAFPVTFYVANLASALPAQFPTSSRYGAMGIAYNFSVAIFGGTTPFIVAALISATGNDMMPAYYLMGTSLVGAVAIYFLKESAQRPLPGSMPSVDTQAEARELVATQDENPLINLDELPFEAQDITDARVTDPREAEKVPAGA
- a CDS encoding class I SAM-dependent methyltransferase, yielding MDDQTDAAKADRELKQKHRAMWASGDYPALADEMLLDLGAILVEACGITSRHSVLDIAAGSGNAAIPAAMMGAKVVASDLTPELFEAGRREAANRGVSLDWKEADAEALPFGDAEFDVVMSCLGVMFAPHHQAAADELLRVCKPGGSIGLLSWTPEGFIGKMFATMKPFAPPPPPGAQPAPLWGSEDHVRELLGDKITDVAARKKTLAVRSFHQPGDFVRYFKSHYGPTISVYKYIGEDGDKVKALDQALTELADSFGDAHGDTPFQMEWEYLLFTAKKAKKNA
- a CDS encoding FUSC family protein: MERVLLQVRALHRLEPANNDHLAAFRVALSVAVPSLLLLAMGRSDLMIYAVFGALTGMYGRSEPHQFRLRHQSRAAVVLLGGVAVGVFLSVNHLHSWWLVGVEAVLAGVGSIFADRVRLKPNGPFFGILALGACASVPTVVPWQVAMLIAAGSAAFSMLVGFGGWIRRRSWQRGAVRTVPAPGPAGKREMLVHASRYVLAVGAAGTVGVLTGSGHPHWAMAAAAVPLAGADLPSCVRRGIHRIVGTFVGLGVTAAAILPVPWSLAGLFPGRQAVVLALLVILFQFTTELFMTRHYGLAMVSFTPVILLMTQLAAPADPAVLIQERGVETLVGALVGIGVVVAVRRAGSRSPSALLGLQPLFRLPRRPRH
- a CDS encoding HPr family phosphocarrier protein, coding for MPERTATVASRVGLHARPAAIFAEAAGEYDLDITIAREGEPADEAMDAASILSLMSLGASHGDVVVLRAEGDGADTALDHLVQILETDHDA
- a CDS encoding SDR family NAD(P)-dependent oxidoreductase, which produces MTTPHPQQELSGTTALITGASAGLGSEFARQLAAQGCNLVLVARNRARLEEAAAGLERRYGTTAEVLPADLADDDGVAAVVERLSDARRPVGILVNNAGIGLLHNFEDNHISEEKKHLKLHGETAMELTHAALKGMLERGEGRIINVASIAAFLPRGTYSAAKAWLVSFSRWANLAYGKQGIKVTAVCPGFTHTEFHDRMGMDKSVAPSWAWLDAGRVVREGLADNARGKAVSIPSKRYKVVAAVARVAPARLVAGPPRKPKQGLKPE